One Glycine max cultivar Williams 82 chromosome 8, Glycine_max_v4.0, whole genome shotgun sequence genomic window, taatagttAGTGTTAGTGAGTGGTTACTTGCCTTGCTTTGCTTAGGtgcgagagagagagatggaTACTGGTATGCTATGAAGATGGGATCTCAGACTCAGCGTCATCACCACTCTCTTTGATTCTCTTCAATCTTGAGTCTCCAGGTGCATTTTCTACGGATCTTCTCCCTCCCATTACTTACCTCTCAGCTTGAGCTTCTGAATTAATATCTGATTCTCATCACATTGCTTGATCTCCCAACATGTTGTTTGTTTGCATTTTCAGGGAGATCCATCACTCCCCTATTCCTCTTTCCTCTAGATCCACTCACCCCTTTTTCACCAAACACACTCAACTCATACACACTAGTTTTATTCCGTTAAGAGGAACCAGATGCACCCACCCACTCTTCACTCACATGCTCAATTCTATCAGTCGTGTCTCTTTGTATTCGACAATACTCTTTCTCCATGGTTCTTTTGGCCGAATGCATTTCATTTTCTGTTGCCTTTATTTGAAGTTTCAGTCTGGTTTCTCAAACTGAGTATGATTATTCTCAATTATCAGCTAAGGAAAAATATGACTTTACTTCATGGTGCTTTCTTTCTAGATGAATATGGATATCTATCCATTAGAGTATTGAATTTTgcctaaaattctatttcaattgAATTTCGGTTTTACTGTTTTGCAGTATTACTTTGAGTACCACTTCAACAAACTGGTGCTGCTTTGAAAAAGTCTGATGGGTTCAAGATTCCCATCTCATCAGCTCAGCAATGGCCTGTATGTATCAGGCCGGCCTGAACAGCCAAAAGAAAAGACTCCCACAATGAGCTCAGTTGCCATGCCCTATACTGGTGGTGACATCAAGAGGTCGGGAGAATTAGGCAAAATGTTTGATATCCCAATGGATGGCTCTAAATCTAGAAAATCCGGTCCCATAAGTAATGCTCCTTCAAGGACAGGATCATTTGCAGGTGCTGCTTCACACTCTGGACCTATCATGCAAAATGCTGCAGCTCGTTCTGCTTATATCACATCTGGTAATGTATCTACTGGAGGCATGTCTGCTTCAGCCTCAATGAAAAAGACCAACTCTGGTCCATTGAATAAGCATGGGGAACCAGTCAAGAAGTCATCTGGCCCTCAATCTGGTGGAGTTACACGCCAAAACTCTGGTCCAATTCCTCCAGTTCTTCCTACGACTGGTCTTATTACATCTGGCCCATTAAATTCATCTGGAGCTCCAAGGAAAGTGTCTGGTCAATTAGATTCTACAGGATCAATGAAATCACATAGTTCCTTTGTAGCCCACAATCCTGCTGTTACCACTCTTAGCCTTGATGATGAATATTCCTTCAGGAGGAACTTCCCGAAGCCAATATTGTGGTCTGTGATTCTGATTTTTGTAATGGGATTCATTGCTGGCGGTTTTATTCTTGGAGCTGTCCGCAATGCCATTCTCCTCATTGTTGTTGTAATTCTTTTTGGTGCGGTTGCTGCATTATTCACTTGGAATAGTTGTTTTGGAAGGAAAGCCATTGTTGGTTTCATTTCCCGTTATCCAGATGCAGAGCTTAGAACTGCCAAGAATGGACAATTTGTGAAGGTTTCTGGGGTATGTAACTTAATACTGACACACACATGTATAATACAATTAAGCAAATAACCATGGGAAAAGCACAGTACTGCAAACACACACGTGCACACCTAACCATCCATGCTTTGATCATTCATTTTTTCATCCATCCATTGCTTGGAGGATATTGCTTTTTATGCAGTAGATCAGTGAATTGAATGGTTGGCTCATGTCTCTTGTCTATGTTGTTATATTTTCCTAAATGAAGGAAATAGACCAATAATTTATTCTACCTTTTTAAGGTGGTTACCTGCGGTAATGTTCCACTAGAGTCCTCCTTTCAGAAAGTTCCTAGATGTGTATATACATCCACAAGCTTGTATGAATATCGAGGATGGGATTCAAAAGCAGCAAACCCAAAACATCGCCGTTTTACATGGGGACTTAGAGCAGCTGAGGTAATTGCATTAATCTGTTCAGTCTTTTCTTATCAGATTgccaaattttcaaatttgatcaaaTATTCAGGATTTCTTGATATGCATTTGCCATGGAGGTGATTTAGATAGTGTGTTTTCTAATAGAATATGCTTTGCTTAAATGAACTGttgagagagaaacaaaaaagaggCATTTACTTAATAAAATCTTTTCCTTGATGTAGTGAGAGTTTAGCTCAATCACTAAAATTAGATTGGAAGGTGATACGAAAAACAGCTTAATTGTTACACACATTTGCATTTCGCAAAACCTTCCTAAATTGAAGTTCTCCCAAAAGTTGTTTCATTCAAATGAGCTAGCAAGTAGATGAAGCCATGACTTGGCAGTCTGCTTTTGCGCTTGATCTTGTGACCTCTTTTTGTTCCTTATTATTCCTGGCTATCATATTACCCCTAATGAGTACACAATTCCCCAAAAAAGGATTGTTTGTAAGTAGGAGAGCATGCCTGATTGCCATTTATGAATATCTTATTATCTATGCTCATCCATTATTGTCATACATAAGCCTTATTTAGGAGCTCCTTTAACATACTTTAGAATACAAATCACAACATCTTAATGACTTTCACATGCAGAATACAAGAGTTGACTAACCTACCTTCCCTACAAAAGGGATGTTTGTATGGGTAACCATGAAGTAGTTGTACTTAGTATTTGGGCTAGGGCATAACTCAGTCCCTCTAAACTGGTTGTAAGGCGAGAACTGTCCAAGCtttataaaaactattaaaGCTCTATCTCTAGGCAATGTGAGACAAATCATACCCCTTCAAGACCTGCAATTAAGGCAACCCAAAGAGGTTGCAACTAAGGTGGGCTAGTGGTGACTGCAATTGAGTTGTCTTTTTAACACACCTTCTCATGCCCAAGGCTATGGGCTTTGATGGAACCCTGATTTGTGGATTCAATTTTTAGCATCAACATACTGGGAACCTAATTGAGACTCTTTTCGgaaaataaaagggaaaaagcGGAATTAGAGAAAGAGATGGTAAGAACAGCCACAATCTTGGGAGATCCATAAGTGGAGGATGATTCATCACAAAGAatagaattctttgataagaacATAAGGTTTCACACAAGAATCAACCAAGAGAAGCACTCTCTTAACCATGTCTACTATGAAAATGTCATAAAAACTGCCAAGAAGTGTTTAGGAGTCTATTTATAACTCCTACTAATAATCCTAAACTAGGCCCAAGCccaataactaatctaataattaaaagacataaataacaataaataaaaaaggtagcagcccattacaagtccaaaaataggcccaaaaatataattcttctCTTCCCTCCACGAgaggatttaatctcttgacAACCTCTTCTTGAAATCTCTTCCTCCTTGCTCAAGTGATTGGTTCATCCATGTTAGCCCACCCAAGCCAAACTCTTCCTCTTTGGATAGTCCTCTATCAGGCTTGGAGCGTGGCAATGCAGATGACCAATAATGGATCTAGAAAACATCTTAGAGTTTGGGCTCAGAACCTAATACAGCCCCACAAAATTGGCTTGTAATGTGAGAATTACCCAAGATTTATATGCTTTATTCAAGCCATATCTCTAGGCAATGTAAGAATAAATACACCCCTCAAGGCTGGAATTAAGGCGTGTTTCCCACACTTCTCgaccattttattttttggtatttgCTACTATTAGAGATTGAGATGTAATATGAAATCAATCATAGAGTAATGCTTTCACTTACCAACTTAAGCTTTTGGTATAATTGGTTCATGTCTTGGTATCAAAGCTTCTATAATCAAATAGTTTAGAGTTCGATCCCTCTCACCTccattcttttaataaaaaattaaattttagtacaAGGTGGGTGGGCCTGTCAATTATCCAAGCTTGAAGCCCAAAGAGTTCTTGCTTGAGCAGGTGTGTAGTAGATG contains:
- the LOC100820095 gene encoding uncharacterized membrane protein At1g16860, whose translation is MGSRFPSHQLSNGLYVSGRPEQPKEKTPTMSSVAMPYTGGDIKRSGELGKMFDIPMDGSKSRKSGPISNAPSRTGSFAGAASHSGPIMQNAAARSAYITSGNVSTGGMSASASMKKTNSGPLNKHGEPVKKSSGPQSGGVTRQNSGPIPPVLPTTGLITSGPLNSSGAPRKVSGQLDSTGSMKSHSSFVAHNPAVTTLSLDDEYSFRRNFPKPILWSVILIFVMGFIAGGFILGAVRNAILLIVVVILFGAVAALFTWNSCFGRKAIVGFISRYPDAELRTAKNGQFVKVSGVVTCGNVPLESSFQKVPRCVYTSTSLYEYRGWDSKAANPKHRRFTWGLRAAERHVVDFYISDFQSGLRALVKTGYGARVTPYVDDSVVIDVNPANKDMSPEFLRWLGERKLSSDDRIMQLKEGYIKEGSTVSVMGVVQRNDNVLMIVPPPEPLTTGCQWAKCIFPASLEGIVLRCEDTSKIDVIPV